The following proteins are encoded in a genomic region of Lactiplantibacillus plantarum:
- a CDS encoding YjjG family noncanonical pyrimidine nucleotidase, protein MQYAIFDLDNTILDFDRAEAANLAAVFQHHGVTDIRRAENEYQAYNETVWQQIEQGADRDSLLDQRFQVFLGTLGITVDGPAVQQEYDQLLAHSYQVIPGAHELLRTLTNAGLTLLVGTNGIKHTQLSRLAGAHMTPYFDHIFISESIGYAKPNPHFFSAIHDQYPDMNATNTVMIGDSLRSDIVGATTAHLPSIWYNPQHVHNDTTIAPTYTVDNFKQLQKLLLTV, encoded by the coding sequence ATGCAATACGCAATTTTTGATCTCGATAATACCATCCTTGACTTTGACCGCGCTGAAGCGGCTAACCTCGCAGCCGTCTTTCAGCATCATGGCGTCACTGATATTCGCCGTGCAGAAAATGAGTATCAGGCCTATAACGAAACTGTTTGGCAACAAATCGAACAAGGTGCCGATCGTGATAGCTTGTTAGACCAACGATTTCAAGTCTTTCTAGGCACACTGGGCATCACCGTTGACGGTCCTGCGGTTCAACAAGAATACGACCAATTATTAGCGCACAGTTATCAGGTAATTCCCGGCGCCCACGAACTTTTGCGCACGCTGACCAACGCTGGGCTGACCTTACTCGTCGGCACTAACGGTATCAAACACACCCAGCTCAGTCGCTTGGCAGGTGCCCATATGACGCCCTATTTTGATCATATCTTCATCTCTGAAAGTATCGGTTATGCCAAGCCGAACCCACACTTTTTCAGCGCTATTCATGACCAATACCCAGACATGAATGCCACGAATACCGTCATGATTGGTGATAGCCTGCGTTCAGACATCGTGGGAGCGACCACCGCCCATTTACCTAGTATCTGGTACAATCCACAGCATGTGCATAACGACACAACAATTGCCCCAACTTACACTGTGGATAACTTTAAGCAACTGCAAAAACTGTTATTAACAGTTTAA
- a CDS encoding MFS transporter codes for MSKSKEKFGIVLPIILLSYFMILLDNSIIFTSTVKIAQELHLNSQTLAWVSSAYTLTFGGFQLFGGRIGDVFGRKRVFLIGLVLFSFGSLMVGLSTNAAMIISMRAFQGIGSAILAPTTLALLLDSYQGTMRTRAIAAYGATAGLGASFGLILGGIITSVFSWRYGFFLNVPVGILMFVLTIFFVHDSKTEGSRHLDFVGTLLSVIGLSALVYSIDGTSHQILALIVAIVALILFVYAEKRIKNPIMPLKLFMDRERSSAYIARFFFIGAAFAYFFVTPQALQRVYGFTPLMAGLAFLPATLPQFFSATQVSRVSMKIGNDRLILVSIISGIIGVLLSAVLGLSHGYWLAVGIPMIFFGVGQGLGLSPLTIAGVANTDADIAGAASGVVNTVHQFGQSVGMSIVVAMTSGFNNPATSYHYQLLIIAVIFILSFIASLGIQRKKQ; via the coding sequence ATGAGTAAGAGCAAAGAAAAATTTGGCATTGTATTGCCAATTATTTTATTAAGTTATTTCATGATTTTATTAGATAATTCCATTATCTTTACTAGTACGGTAAAGATTGCGCAAGAGCTACATTTAAATTCTCAGACGTTAGCGTGGGTAAGCAGTGCTTATACGTTAACATTTGGCGGCTTTCAGTTATTTGGTGGCCGTATCGGTGATGTTTTTGGTCGTAAGCGAGTGTTCTTGATTGGTTTGGTTTTATTCTCATTTGGTTCATTAATGGTGGGGCTATCGACCAACGCCGCCATGATTATCTCAATGAGGGCATTTCAAGGCATCGGCTCAGCCATTTTAGCACCAACTACTTTGGCACTGTTATTGGATAGCTATCAAGGCACAATGCGCACGCGAGCAATTGCGGCATACGGTGCAACTGCTGGCTTGGGTGCTAGCTTTGGTCTGATTTTGGGTGGCATCATCACCAGCGTGTTCTCATGGCGGTACGGTTTTTTCTTGAATGTGCCAGTGGGAATTCTGATGTTTGTCTTGACGATATTCTTTGTACATGACAGTAAGACTGAAGGTTCACGACATCTAGACTTTGTGGGGACGCTGTTATCAGTTATCGGTTTATCCGCTTTGGTATACAGCATTGATGGTACCAGTCATCAAATTTTGGCCTTGATCGTTGCGATTGTTGCTTTGATTCTGTTTGTTTATGCGGAGAAGCGCATCAAGAATCCAATTATGCCATTGAAATTATTTATGGATAGAGAACGTAGCAGTGCTTACATCGCACGTTTCTTCTTCATCGGTGCGGCATTTGCCTACTTCTTTGTGACACCACAAGCTTTGCAGCGAGTGTATGGATTTACACCATTGATGGCTGGACTAGCCTTTTTACCAGCGACATTACCACAATTCTTCAGTGCAACCCAGGTTTCTAGAGTTTCAATGAAGATTGGCAATGATCGTTTGATTCTAGTTTCTATCATATCAGGAATTATTGGTGTCCTACTTTCAGCCGTGCTTGGTCTTAGTCATGGATACTGGCTAGCAGTTGGTATTCCAATGATTTTCTTTGGTGTTGGACAAGGGCTTGGATTAAGCCCGCTGACTATCGCGGGAGTTGCCAATACGGATGCTGATATTGCGGGCGCCGCTTCGGGTGTCGTCAATACAGTTCATCAATTTGGACAATCGGTTGGAATGTCAATTGTTGTCGCCATGACTAGCGGCTTCAATAATCCAGCGACAAGCTATCACTATCAATTGTTGATTATTGCTGTGATTTTTATTTTGAGCTTCATTGCATCGCTTGGAATTCAGAGGAAAAAGCAATAA
- a CDS encoding universal stress protein, which produces MSEMSPKEFKHILVGVDDSDDAQLAFRYAINRAKSDGAKLTIVSILEQDNMNVYEAMSKDFVHGQRKDLEEHVQQYQKLARDFGVTDVNAVVDEGDPGETIVKTVIPALKPDLLVIGSVAKHGVRKYFGSQAAYMAKHAPISVLVIR; this is translated from the coding sequence ATGTCAGAGATGAGTCCTAAGGAATTTAAGCACATCTTAGTCGGGGTTGATGATTCGGATGACGCGCAGTTAGCGTTTCGGTACGCCATTAACCGGGCCAAGAGTGACGGTGCTAAGTTAACCATCGTCTCGATTTTGGAACAGGATAATATGAATGTGTATGAAGCGATGAGCAAGGACTTTGTTCATGGTCAACGCAAGGATTTGGAAGAACACGTTCAGCAGTATCAGAAGTTGGCCCGTGACTTCGGGGTGACGGATGTTAACGCGGTCGTTGATGAAGGTGACCCTGGTGAAACCATCGTGAAGACGGTGATTCCAGCGTTAAAGCCCGACTTACTAGTCATTGGCTCAGTTGCCAAGCATGGTGTTCGTAAGTACTTCGGTTCGCAAGCCGCATATATGGCAAAACATGCACCGATTTCAGTACTGGTGATTCGATAG
- a CDS encoding aldo/keto reductase has protein sequence MSEATFKLNNGVKIPEMGIGTFQMSVDDAEQAVVDALKAGYRLVDTANAYMNETGVGRGIKRSGVSRSDVFLSTKLWPSVYTDNNAVDDTLQRLGTDYVDLMFLHQPAGDFLTGYHQLEKAYKDGKVKAIGISNFQGEKLQQLLDNVEIKPHVIQAEAHPYFTEDEVRTILKPFGTRLMAWFPLGHGDKSLIQEPIFAELGRKYHKTSAQVILRWHTQMGFIVIPGSTNPDHIRDNHDIFDFTLTDEEMAQIAAVKKNIRYYTPSAENEEKYATMALDFSTEK, from the coding sequence ATGTCAGAAGCAACTTTTAAACTAAATAATGGTGTGAAGATTCCAGAAATGGGTATTGGTACTTTTCAAATGTCAGTTGATGATGCTGAGCAAGCTGTAGTTGACGCTTTGAAAGCTGGTTATCGCTTGGTGGACACTGCTAATGCTTATATGAACGAAACTGGTGTGGGGCGTGGTATTAAACGTTCCGGCGTTAGTCGTTCAGATGTATTCTTGAGTACGAAGCTTTGGCCATCTGTCTATACAGACAATAATGCGGTTGATGATACGCTGCAACGCTTAGGAACTGACTATGTTGATTTGATGTTTTTACACCAACCAGCTGGTGACTTTCTCACTGGATACCATCAACTTGAAAAAGCTTATAAAGATGGCAAGGTCAAGGCAATTGGTATCTCAAATTTTCAAGGCGAAAAATTACAACAGTTATTGGATAATGTTGAAATTAAACCGCATGTGATTCAAGCCGAAGCACATCCATACTTTACTGAAGATGAAGTTAGAACAATTTTGAAACCGTTTGGGACAAGATTGATGGCTTGGTTCCCATTAGGTCATGGCGACAAGAGTCTGATTCAAGAACCCATTTTTGCTGAGCTGGGTCGGAAGTATCATAAAACGAGTGCGCAAGTTATTTTACGTTGGCACACACAGATGGGATTCATTGTGATTCCTGGATCAACTAATCCGGATCATATTCGTGATAATCATGACATCTTTGACTTTACACTGACTGATGAAGAAATGGCTCAAATTGCTGCTGTAAAGAAGAATATTCGGTATTACACACCGTCAGCTGAAAATGAAGAAAAATATGCCACGATGGCGTTAGACTTTAGTACTGAAAAGTAG
- a CDS encoding MerR family transcriptional regulator produces the protein MGNWYCRCNRDYCERDLNWIYYVRSLRQAGMLIESLIEYMKLLHQPDTSPEVRRDLLIDQRDELVQQLRETRQTIAYLSYKIDHFQEHILSSEAAQLFPQQSNKIIDDSHNAED, from the coding sequence ATGGGGAATTGGTATTGTCGTTGCAATCGTGATTATTGTGAGCGTGATTTGAATTGGATCTACTATGTCCGGTCATTACGCCAGGCCGGAATGTTGATTGAATCATTGATTGAGTATATGAAACTACTTCATCAACCGGATACTTCACCAGAAGTACGACGAGACTTACTGATCGATCAACGTGATGAATTAGTGCAACAGTTGAGAGAGACACGACAAACAATTGCATATTTGTCCTATAAAATCGATCATTTCCAAGAACATATTTTAAGCAGTGAGGCAGCACAACTATTTCCACAACAAAGCAACAAAATTATTGATGATAGTCACAACGCTGAGGACTGA
- a CDS encoding sugar O-acetyltransferase, producing the protein MEIDNDPAYQQMINGELYLESPILQQRRRDVRTKLMQYNQIADNDERNTKMKSLLRSAGDRFFVEPTFEFSYGVNIRIGNHFYANHGVTLCDEGLITIGNDCKFGPKVGLYTPAHPLDPTVRRTEAERTAPITIGNDVWIGGSAVILPGVTLGNNVIVGAGAVVTHSFPDNVIVVGNPARVLKQNAPQS; encoded by the coding sequence ATGGAAATCGATAATGACCCAGCGTATCAACAAATGATTAATGGTGAATTGTACTTAGAATCACCAATCCTACAGCAACGTCGGCGAGACGTGCGGACGAAGTTAATGCAATATAATCAGATTGCTGATAATGATGAACGGAATACTAAGATGAAAAGTCTCTTACGTTCAGCCGGTGACCGGTTCTTCGTTGAACCGACCTTTGAATTTAGTTATGGCGTCAATATTCGTATCGGCAATCATTTTTATGCTAACCATGGGGTCACGTTATGTGATGAAGGACTTATTACGATTGGTAATGATTGCAAATTTGGTCCTAAAGTTGGCTTGTACACGCCTGCTCATCCATTAGACCCAACTGTGCGGCGGACTGAAGCGGAACGGACTGCACCGATTACGATTGGTAATGATGTTTGGATTGGTGGTAGTGCCGTGATCTTACCCGGGGTGACGTTGGGCAACAACGTGATTGTTGGTGCCGGTGCTGTCGTAACACATTCATTTCCAGATAACGTCATCGTAGTCGGTAATCCGGCGCGTGTCTTGAAACAAAATGCACCGCAGTCATAA
- a CDS encoding SDR family oxidoreductase: MSESKVIVITGASSGIGEATAKLVAKDGAKVILGARRENKLKKIADGIEKLGGEAAYQATDVTDDNQVEALAKLAIDKFGRIDVWLNNAGIMPQSILSEKKINDWNNMIDINIKGTLYGIGAAIPYMDKQKAGHIINVSSVAGHTAHSGSAVYSATKYAVCAISESLRQEMVEAKNNVRVTVISPGAINTDLLSSVTDPEVKAGMEKFYESFGISVDRVALTIKEAIDMPADAAWNEVIIRPTNQMG; the protein is encoded by the coding sequence ATGAGTGAATCGAAAGTAATCGTTATTACCGGTGCGTCAAGTGGTATTGGGGAAGCGACAGCTAAATTAGTGGCTAAAGATGGTGCAAAGGTTATCTTGGGAGCTCGGCGCGAGAATAAGTTAAAGAAAATTGCTGATGGGATTGAGAAGTTAGGTGGCGAAGCTGCTTATCAAGCAACCGATGTTACTGATGATAATCAGGTTGAAGCACTCGCTAAATTAGCGATAGATAAATTTGGTCGGATTGACGTTTGGCTGAATAATGCTGGTATTATGCCTCAATCGATCCTTTCTGAAAAGAAAATCAATGATTGGAACAATATGATTGATATCAATATCAAGGGAACGCTTTACGGTATTGGTGCAGCGATTCCGTATATGGATAAACAAAAGGCAGGACACATTATCAACGTTTCTTCTGTTGCTGGACACACTGCTCATTCAGGTAGTGCCGTCTATTCAGCAACCAAATATGCAGTCTGCGCTATCAGTGAATCGCTCCGTCAAGAAATGGTAGAAGCCAAGAATAATGTTCGGGTAACGGTTATCTCACCGGGTGCTATCAACACTGACTTGCTTTCTTCTGTAACTGATCCTGAGGTTAAAGCTGGTATGGAGAAGTTTTATGAATCGTTTGGTATTTCAGTTGATCGAGTAGCGTTAACAATTAAAGAAGCTATTGATATGCCCGCCGATGCTGCTTGGAATGAAGTTATTATTCGACCAACAAACCAAATGGGCTAG
- a CDS encoding NAD(P)H-binding protein — translation MKVLILGAAGQIGQMVTGDLLAQTDDNLVLFGHNVSQRLAELDSARVTFVDGDFLEFDKVRQAAEGVDAVYLSFVAKPAIITGVIDALDKAGVKRFIVANVPDLYQEVSGPFQTWYRQNTGLTWQTDLKKSADLVENSDLDYVILRITWLYNQVNNTKIHVSEKGEPLTEAQVTRQAVAQFVVDLLTGKADYHQANLGLGEPDTQFTKPSFM, via the coding sequence ATGAAAGTCTTGATTTTAGGCGCAGCAGGTCAAATTGGTCAAATGGTAACTGGTGATTTGTTGGCACAAACAGATGACAACTTAGTGCTATTCGGTCATAACGTCTCACAACGGTTGGCGGAACTTGATTCAGCACGAGTGACGTTTGTTGATGGTGATTTTTTGGAATTTGACAAGGTACGACAAGCTGCCGAAGGTGTTGATGCGGTATATTTAAGTTTTGTTGCTAAGCCAGCTATTATTACGGGAGTCATTGACGCATTAGATAAGGCCGGGGTAAAGAGGTTTATCGTAGCTAATGTTCCTGATTTGTATCAAGAAGTTAGTGGGCCATTCCAAACATGGTATCGGCAAAATACTGGGCTGACATGGCAAACTGATCTCAAAAAGTCGGCCGACTTAGTGGAAAATAGTGATTTGGATTACGTTATTTTACGTATTACTTGGCTGTACAACCAAGTAAATAATACTAAGATTCATGTTTCCGAGAAAGGTGAACCTTTAACGGAAGCCCAAGTCACACGTCAAGCGGTCGCTCAATTTGTTGTTGATCTTTTGACCGGCAAAGCTGATTATCATCAAGCCAACTTAGGATTGGGTGAACCTGATACTCAATTCACTAAGCCGAGCTTTATGTAA
- a CDS encoding flavodoxin: MKNSSNALVLYFSLTDNTKRAANTVAEITGADIEILRLEEPYSDDYTEAAKRAEQEKDQQIIPELRPLNHQLNDYETIYLGFPTWWYQPPMVIHTFFAEYQFSGQTIVPFTTSASSSITASAKVLASLTERKNVDLKAGFTANQTNVIKQYFKDLL, from the coding sequence ATGAAAAATTCAAGTAACGCATTAGTGTTGTATTTTTCACTCACGGATAATACTAAACGGGCTGCTAATACGGTTGCTGAGATAACGGGCGCTGATATTGAGATACTTCGTTTAGAAGAACCTTATTCAGACGATTATACTGAAGCTGCTAAACGTGCGGAGCAGGAAAAAGACCAGCAAATAATACCAGAATTAAGACCACTTAACCATCAATTGAATGATTATGAGACGATTTATTTAGGCTTTCCGACTTGGTGGTATCAGCCACCAATGGTGATTCATACTTTTTTTGCTGAATATCAATTTTCTGGACAAACGATTGTACCGTTCACTACCAGTGCTAGTAGTTCAATTACGGCAAGTGCCAAAGTATTAGCTTCATTGACCGAACGAAAAAACGTTGATTTAAAAGCAGGGTTTACTGCTAATCAAACTAACGTGATTAAACAGTATTTTAAAGACCTGTTATAA
- a CDS encoding NAD(P)H-binding protein — protein MKVMILGAAGQIGQMVTQQLLAQTDDQLVLYGHNVSQRLTAFDSIRVTFVDGDFLEFDKVQTALNGVDAVYLSFVAGPDIIAGLIKVLDATGVKRLIVASIPDLYQEVSGPFQQWYREHTGIVWQSDRKQAADLIEASDLDYVLLRITWLYNQTGNTAVAVTKKGEPFTSAQVTRQAVAQFVVNLLAGKGDYHRESLGLGEPQTEFSKPSFY, from the coding sequence ATGAAAGTGATGATTTTAGGTGCAGCGGGCCAAATTGGTCAAATGGTCACACAGCAGCTGTTGGCGCAAACCGATGATCAGTTGGTATTGTATGGACATAATGTATCACAACGATTGACAGCGTTTGATTCGATACGAGTGACATTTGTGGACGGAGATTTTCTTGAATTTGATAAGGTTCAAACCGCATTAAACGGAGTAGACGCGGTCTATCTGAGCTTTGTTGCTGGCCCGGATATTATTGCCGGTTTGATTAAGGTTTTGGATGCGACGGGGGTTAAACGACTCATTGTTGCCAGTATTCCAGATCTTTATCAAGAAGTCAGTGGCCCGTTTCAGCAATGGTATCGTGAACATACCGGTATCGTTTGGCAGTCAGACCGTAAACAGGCAGCTGATTTGATTGAAGCAAGTGACCTCGACTATGTGTTGTTACGGATTACGTGGCTGTATAACCAAACTGGTAATACGGCAGTTGCGGTAACTAAGAAGGGTGAACCATTTACTTCGGCCCAAGTGACGCGGCAAGCTGTGGCACAATTCGTCGTTAATTTGTTGGCTGGTAAAGGTGACTATCATCGTGAAAGCCTAGGCTTAGGAGAACCGCAGACTGAATTTTCAAAACCAAGTTTTTATTAA
- a CDS encoding aldo/keto reductase: MVMTQTVRLSSGIEMPQVGFGVFQIVDEQQCERAVTQALHAGYLSIDTATAYQNEVAVGRAIKNSGIRRESLFVTSKLWVADASYERAKAGIQASLQHLGLDYLDLYLLHQPYGDVVGAWRALEEANQAGLIRAIGVSNFSADQLKNLELTTTIKPVVNQIEVNPWYQQQEAIDFAQSEGIQVETWAPFAEGKQAIFENSVLVAIGQRYGKTASQVILRWLLQRDIVVISKTIHVERMVANLNVCDFELTDEDMQRITQLDQHRSQFFDHHDPLTIDQIFGTSIQKSRMPSGLD, from the coding sequence ATGGTCATGACGCAAACGGTCCGACTAAGTAGTGGGATTGAAATGCCGCAAGTTGGTTTCGGCGTTTTCCAAATTGTAGATGAACAACAATGTGAACGTGCGGTAACGCAGGCGTTACATGCGGGTTATCTTTCAATTGACACCGCGACGGCTTATCAGAATGAAGTTGCAGTCGGGCGTGCGATAAAAAATAGTGGGATTCGACGTGAATCACTCTTTGTTACTTCTAAACTGTGGGTGGCGGATGCGTCATACGAACGTGCTAAAGCAGGCATTCAGGCTTCGCTTCAGCACTTGGGACTAGATTACTTGGACTTATATTTATTACACCAACCTTATGGTGACGTTGTGGGTGCTTGGCGAGCGTTGGAAGAAGCTAATCAAGCAGGATTAATTCGGGCTATCGGGGTATCGAACTTTTCTGCTGATCAACTTAAAAATCTGGAATTAACGACGACAATCAAACCGGTGGTCAACCAGATTGAAGTCAATCCATGGTATCAACAACAAGAAGCCATTGATTTTGCACAGTCTGAAGGTATTCAAGTTGAAACGTGGGCACCATTTGCGGAAGGTAAACAAGCGATTTTTGAAAATTCAGTATTAGTCGCCATTGGTCAACGATATGGCAAGACTGCTAGTCAGGTTATTTTACGTTGGTTATTACAACGTGATATTGTGGTAATTTCCAAGACGATTCATGTGGAACGGATGGTTGCGAATCTAAATGTTTGTGATTTTGAACTTACTGACGAAGATATGCAACGGATTACCCAACTTGATCAACATCGTAGTCAGTTCTTTGATCATCATGATCCGTTAACAATTGATCAGATTTTTGGCACCAGTATTCAGAAGAGTCGCATGCCATCAGGGCTTGATTAG
- a CDS encoding aldo/keto reductase — protein sequence METVKLNNGVEMPKLGFGVFQVTDLDQCEQAVVDAIDSGYRLIDTAAAYQNEAAVGRAIKRSGVDRKELFITSKLWVSDANYERAQKGIEQSLNNLGLDYLDLYLLHQPYGDVVGAWRALEEAYKAGKIRAIGVSNFYGDQLKNLELSNEVKPAINQIEVNPWYQQKSEVDFAQSDDIQVEAWAPFAEGKHEIFTNKVIAEIANKYGKSNGQVILRWLLQRGIVVIPKSVHKNRMAENINVFDFELKSDEMNALNNLDKGESQFFDHRDPRVIEQIFGASLAQLK from the coding sequence ATGGAAACAGTTAAATTAAATAATGGTGTTGAGATGCCCAAATTAGGGTTTGGTGTGTTTCAAGTTACAGATTTAGACCAATGTGAACAAGCGGTTGTTGATGCAATTGATTCTGGTTACCGCTTGATTGACACTGCGGCTGCCTATCAAAACGAAGCAGCGGTCGGACGGGCGATTAAACGGAGCGGGGTTGATCGTAAGGAACTCTTCATTACCTCTAAACTTTGGGTTTCAGATGCTAATTATGAACGTGCACAGAAGGGCATTGAGCAATCATTAAATAATCTGGGCTTGGATTATTTGGATTTGTACCTACTACACCAGCCATATGGAGATGTTGTAGGTGCTTGGCGCGCGTTGGAAGAGGCTTACAAAGCTGGTAAAATCCGTGCCATCGGAGTCTCTAACTTCTATGGTGACCAATTAAAAAACTTGGAATTATCAAATGAAGTCAAACCAGCAATCAATCAAATCGAAGTTAATCCATGGTACCAACAAAAATCAGAAGTTGACTTCGCACAAAGCGATGATATTCAAGTAGAGGCTTGGGCACCGTTTGCAGAAGGTAAGCACGAAATTTTCACTAATAAAGTTATTGCTGAAATTGCTAACAAATATGGCAAGTCTAATGGTCAAGTGATTCTTAGATGGCTACTTCAACGAGGAATTGTTGTTATTCCTAAATCAGTGCATAAGAATCGAATGGCGGAAAATATTAATGTTTTTGATTTTGAGTTAAAAAGTGACGAAATGAATGCGCTGAATAACTTGGACAAAGGCGAAAGTCAGTTTTTTGATCATCGTGATCCAAGAGTTATTGAACAAATTTTTGGAGCAAGTTTGGCACAATTAAAATAA
- a CDS encoding LysR family transcriptional regulator, with amino-acid sequence MIESYLLEELSVFAQTGTLTKTATQLNVTQPSVTRGMQKLEDEFGVQLFERQANHIQLTPTGVLAAEEATKLLKLNTAMITKVQNYDQGQHLTAIAATVPGPLILLGELQPTLSRHIQIDTNAISNQQITDALNNNQYTVIFSDQEIFTDEIESQYIGEERLQVNLDQFTYLANQPTVTFEELQGMSFIVMRAIGPWSAIIQDNIPEAKFMYQDDRDAFAEITKYSRFPFFTTNLSQSDPFFNEQVKNDKDRVTVPISDDSAKMVVYANYLIAQKKHLAPMLSEIQQQWPKALQSK; translated from the coding sequence ATGATTGAAAGCTATTTATTAGAAGAACTTAGCGTCTTCGCGCAAACCGGGACACTAACAAAAACTGCAACACAGTTGAATGTGACTCAGCCTTCCGTCACTCGTGGTATGCAAAAATTGGAAGACGAGTTTGGGGTTCAGTTATTTGAGCGCCAGGCCAATCACATTCAGCTTACCCCCACAGGCGTTCTTGCAGCTGAAGAAGCGACAAAACTACTGAAGCTCAACACGGCCATGATTACGAAGGTGCAGAACTATGATCAAGGTCAACACTTAACTGCGATTGCAGCGACTGTTCCAGGTCCATTAATCCTCCTTGGTGAGCTACAGCCCACGCTTAGCAGGCATATCCAAATTGACACTAATGCCATTTCCAATCAGCAAATTACTGACGCACTCAATAATAACCAATACACCGTGATTTTTTCTGATCAGGAGATTTTTACGGATGAGATTGAATCTCAATACATTGGTGAAGAACGACTACAAGTTAACTTGGATCAATTTACTTACTTAGCCAATCAACCAACCGTAACCTTTGAGGAACTGCAAGGTATGAGTTTCATTGTGATGCGTGCCATTGGCCCATGGAGTGCAATTATTCAAGATAATATTCCAGAGGCGAAGTTTATGTATCAAGATGACCGTGACGCTTTTGCTGAAATCACTAAATACTCACGTTTTCCATTCTTCACGACTAACCTATCGCAAAGCGACCCGTTCTTTAATGAGCAGGTTAAAAACGATAAGGACCGGGTAACTGTTCCAATCAGTGATGACAGCGCCAAAATGGTCGTATATGCTAACTACTTGATTGCCCAAAAGAAACACCTAGCTCCCATGCTTAGCGAAATCCAACAACAGTGGCCCAAGGCACTACAAAGTAAGTAA
- a CDS encoding GRP family sugar transporter, producing the protein MNIVWMLLPAIAWGVLPLIVSQLGGRPVNQIFGTAVGTLIASLVVQLIVHPAINVISFIMAMIAGAFWIIGQLGQYTGYANVGVSKTMPISTGLQLVGTSLVGVFLFGEWSTTIAKLVGGLGVLLLVIGVIMTSIQDRQEVTGSNQRRTIVMLIVTTIGFIVFNAIPKALSASGIAIFLPESVGMMVAVIVYMLVSGQGRIVAERASWLNIIGGLVFSVASLTYIVSVSQNGVNTAFVVSQLSVVLSTLGGMVFLHERKSKRELVLTLSGLVLIVIGAVVTTLI; encoded by the coding sequence ATGAATATTGTTTGGATGTTATTACCTGCGATTGCGTGGGGCGTGTTACCACTAATTGTGAGCCAATTAGGCGGGCGACCAGTTAATCAAATTTTTGGTACGGCCGTTGGAACATTAATTGCTAGTTTAGTCGTTCAGCTAATCGTTCACCCAGCCATTAACGTGATTTCATTTATTATGGCCATGATTGCTGGTGCCTTTTGGATTATTGGTCAGTTGGGACAATATACGGGATACGCCAATGTAGGTGTTTCTAAGACGATGCCGATTTCAACTGGATTACAGTTAGTTGGGACATCGTTAGTTGGTGTTTTCTTGTTTGGTGAATGGTCAACGACAATTGCAAAACTTGTGGGCGGCTTAGGGGTCTTGTTACTTGTGATTGGTGTCATCATGACTTCAATTCAAGATCGCCAAGAAGTGACTGGCAGTAATCAGCGACGAACGATTGTGATGTTGATTGTGACGACCATTGGATTTATTGTCTTTAATGCGATTCCAAAGGCGTTATCTGCGTCTGGTATTGCGATCTTTTTACCAGAATCAGTGGGAATGATGGTAGCCGTTATTGTTTATATGTTAGTAAGTGGTCAAGGTCGAATTGTGGCAGAACGGGCTAGTTGGTTGAACATTATTGGTGGGTTAGTTTTTTCAGTAGCTTCGTTGACATACATTGTTTCAGTTAGCCAGAATGGGGTCAATACGGCCTTTGTGGTTTCGCAGTTATCCGTTGTGTTGTCAACATTAGGTGGCATGGTATTTTTACACGAGCGTAAATCCAAACGTGAATTAGTTTTAACTTTGAGTGGCTTAGTCTTGATTGTGATCGGTGCAGTCGTCACTACTTTAATTTAA